One Bosea sp. 685 DNA segment encodes these proteins:
- a CDS encoding aminoglycoside 3'-phosphotransferase/choline kinase family protein: MTGLPLLETGQAFAAWRRDTVRWLPAALDIARSHGLPANDPHIFATGTNLVLGLGPDLVLKIFPPALRSQFISERATLKQLRGRLEIPTPEIVLEGERDQWPYLAMTRLSGTLGSEVWPVLPESWKETVLRQIGETIAQVQRAPIGELALLEPGWAEFMSRQIAGCRARQIRLGLPEKYWDELDALVAAASSLIPMNTAPVILTGEYIPENFLLEPAGDGWQLAGLFDFGDVLAGWGEYDLLGPSAFMTEGRPGRVRNLLQGFGYSPAEIDPALTRRLLTLTFLHRASDPMSKIAIPGWHHKAATLAELERMLWPLDAMVHDSL; this comes from the coding sequence ATGACGGGCCTTCCCTTGTTGGAGACCGGGCAGGCTTTCGCGGCCTGGCGTAGGGACACGGTACGCTGGTTGCCGGCAGCGCTCGACATCGCGCGCAGCCATGGCCTGCCTGCGAACGATCCTCATATCTTTGCCACGGGCACCAATCTCGTCCTGGGTCTCGGCCCAGATCTCGTCCTGAAGATCTTTCCCCCGGCCCTCAGGAGCCAGTTCATCTCCGAGCGCGCGACGCTGAAGCAATTGCGCGGACGGCTCGAGATCCCGACGCCCGAGATCGTCCTCGAAGGCGAGCGGGATCAGTGGCCCTATCTCGCAATGACCCGCCTCAGTGGCACGCTTGGCTCAGAAGTCTGGCCCGTTTTGCCCGAAAGCTGGAAGGAAACCGTTCTCCGTCAGATCGGCGAGACGATCGCTCAGGTCCAGCGGGCACCGATCGGCGAGCTCGCGCTCCTCGAGCCCGGCTGGGCCGAGTTCATGTCCCGGCAGATCGCCGGCTGCCGGGCGCGCCAGATCCGCCTCGGATTACCGGAGAAATATTGGGACGAACTCGACGCGCTGGTCGCCGCCGCCTCGTCCCTGATCCCGATGAATACTGCCCCCGTCATCTTGACCGGCGAATATATTCCCGAGAATTTCCTGCTTGAGCCCGCGGGTGACGGCTGGCAGCTCGCCGGCCTCTTCGATTTCGGAGACGTCCTCGCCGGCTGGGGCGAATATGATCTTCTGGGCCCCAGCGCCTTCATGACCGAGGGGCGGCCGGGCCGCGTGCGCAACCTGCTGCAGGGTTTCGGCTATTCGCCCGCCGAGATCGATCCGGCCCTGACGCGGCGATTATTGACGCTGACCTTCCTGCATCGCGCCAGCGATCCCATGAGCAAGATCGCCATCCCGGGCTGGCATCACAAGGCGGCGACCTTGGCTGAGCTTGAACGCATGCTGTGGCCGCTCGACGCCATGGTTCATGACAGCCTCTAG
- a CDS encoding RlmE family RNA methyltransferase — protein sequence MSVGKLGGKSNVAGARDLRVKVKKAGKLKHSSQLWLERQLNDPYVKRARELGHRSRAAFKIEEMDDRYKFLKTGQRLIDLGCAPGGWCQIAAKRIGLEQGKGRIVGIDLLHVDPIPGVDLIEMDFMAEEAPALLTERLGGRADGVMSDMAANTTGHKKTDHLKIIALAEAALEFANDILAPGGFFLAKLFQGGDSAELLKQLKRDFTLVRNVKPAASRPDSSELYVLATGFRRKPEPSDAAPTA from the coding sequence ATGAGTGTCGGCAAACTGGGTGGCAAATCGAATGTCGCCGGAGCCCGCGACCTGCGGGTCAAGGTCAAGAAGGCGGGGAAGCTCAAGCATTCCTCGCAGCTCTGGCTCGAGCGCCAGCTCAACGACCCCTATGTCAAGCGGGCCCGCGAGCTCGGCCATCGCTCGCGCGCCGCCTTCAAGATCGAGGAGATGGACGACCGCTACAAGTTCCTCAAGACGGGACAGAGGCTGATCGATCTCGGCTGCGCCCCCGGCGGCTGGTGCCAGATCGCAGCCAAGCGCATCGGCCTCGAACAGGGCAAGGGCCGCATCGTCGGCATCGATCTGCTCCATGTCGATCCGATCCCCGGCGTCGATCTGATCGAGATGGACTTCATGGCAGAGGAGGCCCCCGCCCTCCTGACCGAACGCCTTGGCGGGCGCGCCGACGGCGTGATGTCCGACATGGCGGCCAACACCACCGGCCACAAGAAGACCGACCATCTCAAGATCATCGCGCTGGCCGAGGCCGCGCTCGAATTCGCCAACGACATCCTGGCGCCGGGCGGCTTCTTCCTGGCGAAGCTCTTCCAGGGCGGCGACAGCGCCGAATTGCTCAAGCAGCTCAAGCGCGATTTCACATTGGTGCGCAACGTCAAGCCAGCGGCAAGCCGTCCCGACTCCTCGGAGCTTTACGTGCTGGCGACGGGATTTCGGCGCAAGCCTGAACCCAGCGACGCAGCGCCGACCGCCTGA